The nucleotide sequence ATCGGCGTGGTCGATTCCGGCCAGGGCGTGCTGTGGTACGACGGCAAGATCACCGGTTTCGAGAGCCATGCCGGCTCGACGCCGATGCCGCTGCGACGCGACGCGCTGGCGACGCTCTCGGAAATCGTGCTGGCGATGGAGGCCATTGCGAAGAAGCACGGGCCGAAGGCCGTCGGCACCGTCGGCGAGGCCGTGATTGCCAACCCCTCGCGCAACGTCATTCCTGGCGAGATCGCCTTCACGGTCGACTGCCGCAGCGCGGATGCCGCCATCATGGATGCGCTGGATAAGGATTTGCGTGCCGCGATTGCCGAGATCGCGGCGCGGCGCAGGGTCGAGGTCCAGTTCGACCTGATCTGGCGGAAACCGCCGACGCATTTCGATCCCAAACTCGTGGACGCGGTGGAGAATGCCGCGAAGATGCTTGGGCTTTCCCATCGCCGCATCACCTCCGGCGCCGGCCACGATGCCTGCAACCTCAACACCGTGATGCCGGCGGCGATGGTGTTCGTACCCTGCAAGGACGGCATCAGCCACAACGAGCTGGAAGACGCCACGCAGGCCGATTGCGCGGCTGGCGCCAATGTGCTGATGCATACCGTGTTGGCGCTGGCCGGTGTCGTATCCTGATAATAGAACTTGATAAACAGAACTTGATAAACAGAACTTGGGGA is from Bradyrhizobium sp. AZCC 2176 and encodes:
- a CDS encoding Zn-dependent hydrolase, whose amino-acid sequence is MTKIASNLQIDSARLWDTIHETAKFGATPKGGVRRLTLGPEDKQVRDWFRNACEAAGLEVHVDALGSMFGLRKGRDMSKAPVGLGSHLDTQPTGGKYDGVLGTLAALEVVRTLNDAGIETEMPICVCNWTNEEGSRFAPAMMASAAYVGDFTTDDILSRRDAEGVTVAQALDSIGYRGDRPVGTQKFSGFVELHIEQGPILEAENKTIGVVDSGQGVLWYDGKITGFESHAGSTPMPLRRDALATLSEIVLAMEAIAKKHGPKAVGTVGEAVIANPSRNVIPGEIAFTVDCRSADAAIMDALDKDLRAAIAEIAARRRVEVQFDLIWRKPPTHFDPKLVDAVENAAKMLGLSHRRITSGAGHDACNLNTVMPAAMVFVPCKDGISHNELEDATQADCAAGANVLMHTVLALAGVVS